In Paenibacillus stellifer, the DNA window ACGAATGATCAAGGAATTAATAGTGGTTGAGGGTAAAAATGACACGGCCGCCGTCAAGCGCGCGGTTGATGCCGACACAATTGAAACAGGCGGCTCGGCCGTGGACCGCCGCGTTATCGCCAAGATTGCGCTGGCCGCCGAGCGGCGGGGGGTCATCATTCTGACAGATCCCGATCATGCGGGAGAGCGGATACGCAAAATCGTCTCGTCGAAGGTGCCGGGCTGCAAGCATGCGTTTATCCCGGAGCAGGATGCCACCGCGAAGGGTGATATCGGGGTGGAGAACGCGTCGCCCGAGGCGATCCGTCACGCGCTTGCACATGTGCATACCGAATTTGAAGGGGCGCCGGTATTGATCGGCATGGACGATTTGATTGCAGCAGG includes these proteins:
- the rnmV gene encoding ribonuclease M5; the protein is MIKELIVVEGKNDTAAVKRAVDADTIETGGSAVDRRVIAKIALAAERRGVIILTDPDHAGERIRKIVSSKVPGCKHAFIPEQDATAKGDIGVENASPEAIRHALAHVHTEFEGAPVLIGMDDLIAAGLIGHPSAAERRMALGNILGIGYCNGKQLYKRLAIFRITPEEFGDALRQMNQGGHTL